Proteins encoded together in one Impatiens glandulifera chromosome 1, dImpGla2.1, whole genome shotgun sequence window:
- the LOC124921664 gene encoding monothiol glutaredoxin-S2-like produces MERVTKMVAERPVVIFSKSTCCMCYSVKTLFSEFGVNPAIHELDEIPRGREIEQALTRLGCNPSFPAVFIGGELVGGANEIMTLHLKRSLIPMLKRAGALWL; encoded by the coding sequence ATGGAGAGAGTGACAAAGATGGTTGCCGAGAGACCGGTGGTGATATTCAGCAAGAGCACATGCTGCATGTGCTACTCAGTCAAGACCCTCTTCTCCGAATTCGGGGTCAATCCGGCCATCCACGAACTAGACGAGATCCCGAGGGGGCGTGAGATCGAGCAGGCCCTGACCCGCCTCGGCTGCAACCCTTCCTTTCCGGCCGTTTTCATTGGAGGCGAACTTGTAGGCGGCGCCAATGAGATTATGACCCTCCATCTTAAGCGTTCCTTAATCCCCATGCTCAAACGCGCCGGTGCCCTATGGCTATGa
- the LOC124921711 gene encoding monothiol glutaredoxin-S2-like, which yields MERVTKMVAERPVVIFSKSTCCMCYSVKTLFSEFGVNPVIHELDEIPRGREIEQALTRLGCNPSFPAVFIGGELVGGANEVMTLHLKRSLIPMLKRAGALWL from the coding sequence ATGGAGAGAGTGACAAAGATGGTTGCTGAGAGACCGGTGGTGATATTCAGCAAGAGCACATGCTGCATGTGCTACTCAGTCAAGACCCTCTTCTCCGAATTCGGGGTCAATCCGGTCATACATGAACTAGACGAGATCCCGAGGGGGCGTGAGATCGAGCAGGCCCTGACCCGCCTCGGCTGCAACCCTTCCTTTCCGGCCGTTTTCATTGGAGGCGAACTTGTAGGCGGCGCCAATGAGGTTATGACCCTCCATCTTAAGCGTTCCTTAATCCCCATGCTCAAACGCGCCGGTGCCCTATGGCTATGA
- the LOC124926197 gene encoding uncharacterized protein LOC124926197, with amino-acid sequence MGWLLKKILKLRNNIAEVFDISWGDGRNTLFWHDPWYENQPLINKEEFRNVRIKHDYLNAKIRDIKNGLWNSLLRRILEKQQIVDLADLVWLSKVIPRHQFILWLAFKESLNTRYRVKKYMEIPNTSCLLCEENEETTDHLFSCPFALELWKKFAKSMKMASLHTEWKEIKKEAILKANGKNFMLSVFKTGFGTIVYHIWRERNARMHSRIRRSVDETWEDIVFDSSTNLQTLR; translated from the exons ATGGGATGGTTGTTAAAGAAAATCCTTAAACTAAGAAACAACATTGCAGAAGTATTTGATATTAGTTGGGGAGACGGAAGAAACACACTATTTTGGCATGATCCCTGGTATGAGAACCAACCGCTAATCAATAAAGAGGAATTCAGAAACGTGAGGATCAAACATGACTATTTAAACGCAAAGATCAGAGACATTAAGAATGGGCTATGGAATTCGCTTCTTAGGCGAATACTG GAGAAGCAGCAAATAGTAGATTTGGCTGATCTGGTCTGGTTATCAAAAGTCATTCCGAGACATCAATTTATCCTATGGCTTGCATTTAAGGAAAGTCTAAACACAAGATATCGGGTAAAGAAGTACATGGAGATCCCAAATACAAGTTGTCTACTAtgtgaagaaaatgaagaaacaaCTGATCACTTATTTAGTTGTCCTTTTGCATTGGAGCTATGGAAGAAATTTGCCAAAAGCATGAAAATGGCTAGCCTACATACGGAATGGAAAGAGATCAAAAAGGAAGCCATACTCAAAGCAAATGGGAAAAACTTCATGTTAAGTGTTTTCAAAACCGGTTTCGGTACAATAGTCTATCACATTTGGCGAGAAAGGAACGCAAGGATGCACTCGAGAATAAGAAGAAGTGTAGATGAGACATGGGAAGACATTGTATTTGACAGCAGCACAAATCTACAAACGCTGAGATGA